A stretch of the Tannerella serpentiformis genome encodes the following:
- a CDS encoding CPBP family intramembrane glutamic endopeptidase, with amino-acid sequence MNHLECVTAQRNQWYWYLLILFLSFLISNTLGTIPYMAVIVWNILRSGGLQNMPEVLSGGNLSFLTEGIDSNLMLFVMLFAFVILLVAGAYLIQQLQGRTWRMVVNGTQRVRWSHFFGGFAVWGVINVISMAVGYVTDPGNFEFRFDAARFIPLVLVAVTMIPIQSASEEFFFRGYLAQGVASWTGSRWWALVVPSVLFGLMHTANPEVAQYGFWVMMPQYILMGVAFGLAALLDDGIEVAMGAHAANNLCGALLTTYEGAAIQTDALFMVRELNPMADLPELILSGALFVGILAYLYKWQFGVLRRPVPPPFKYV; translated from the coding sequence ATGAATCATTTAGAATGCGTGACTGCGCAGCGAAATCAGTGGTATTGGTATCTGCTGATCCTCTTCCTGAGTTTCCTCATTTCAAACACCCTCGGCACCATCCCCTATATGGCTGTCATTGTGTGGAACATCTTGCGGTCGGGGGGGCTGCAAAACATGCCGGAGGTGCTCTCTGGTGGCAACCTCTCGTTTTTGACCGAAGGGATTGACTCGAACCTGATGCTTTTCGTGATGCTTTTCGCCTTCGTGATCCTGTTGGTGGCGGGCGCTTACCTGATCCAGCAGCTGCAGGGGCGCACGTGGCGGATGGTGGTCAACGGGACGCAGCGGGTGCGCTGGAGTCATTTCTTCGGTGGCTTTGCCGTGTGGGGCGTCATCAACGTGATCTCGATGGCTGTGGGCTACGTGACGGATCCGGGCAATTTCGAGTTCCGCTTCGATGCCGCGCGATTCATCCCGCTGGTGCTGGTGGCGGTGACGATGATCCCGATCCAGTCCGCCTCGGAGGAGTTCTTCTTTCGTGGCTATCTGGCTCAGGGCGTGGCCTCGTGGACGGGCAGTCGGTGGTGGGCGCTGGTGGTGCCCTCCGTGTTGTTTGGGCTCATGCACACGGCCAACCCGGAGGTCGCCCAGTATGGTTTCTGGGTGATGATGCCGCAATACATCCTCATGGGGGTGGCCTTCGGATTGGCGGCGTTGCTCGACGACGGCATTGAGGTGGCGATGGGGGCGCACGCGGCCAACAACCTCTGCGGCGCCCTGCTGACCACGTATGAGGGGGCGGCGATCCAGACGGACGCCCTCTTCATGGTTCGTGAGCTCAACCCCATGGCGGATCTGCCGGAGCTGATTCTTTCGGGGGCGCTATTCGTGGGCATTTTGGCATACCTATATAAATGGCAGTTCGGGGTGCTCCGCCGGCCCGTGCCGCCTCCCTTCAAATACGTCTGA
- a CDS encoding MATE family efflux transporter, translating into MAYSLRTYLPFYRRNLKVALPIVFSQLGGALVQLVDTLMVGRLGTVQLASVSFATSVFIIGFVFSIGILMGLTPLVGMAYVRGDRARVTDLFQNSLTLATLSAVVMCSLLFGVIHLMPYMGQDAAVVETAIPYFKTLVFSLIPFLYFTAIKQFFEGMGNTMIAMVITIISNLINVLFNYLLIYGKFGFPELGVLGAGVSTLISRLTMPLMFLLAIRLRSEWWAYFRAFRMHLFSWRRLIELVKVGAPIAAHMLLEVLAFALSAIMVGWLGATPQAGHQIAQNMSHLTYMIVLGIGAATTVRVSHQLGALDLDAARKAGNASVHLCLVYNTLAGTLLITFRHAIASAFTSDPAVIDIGGRLIIMAGIFQVSDGLQTIGAGILRGLTDVKIVMLYAFIAYICINLPFGYLLGFVFQFGAIGVWAGFIFGLSVAAVLFRLRCRKMFRQLAASGKYAVKTA; encoded by the coding sequence ATGGCTTACAGCTTACGTACCTACCTGCCGTTCTATCGGCGCAACCTCAAGGTGGCACTCCCGATTGTGTTCTCACAGCTGGGTGGTGCGCTCGTACAATTGGTCGACACGCTGATGGTCGGCCGGCTGGGCACCGTGCAACTGGCATCGGTCTCGTTCGCCACGTCCGTCTTCATCATCGGCTTCGTTTTCTCGATCGGCATACTGATGGGCCTCACGCCACTGGTGGGCATGGCCTACGTGCGCGGCGACCGTGCCCGTGTGACGGACCTCTTCCAGAACTCGCTCACCCTGGCCACCCTCTCGGCCGTCGTCATGTGCAGCCTGCTCTTCGGCGTCATCCATCTAATGCCCTATATGGGGCAGGACGCGGCTGTGGTCGAGACGGCCATCCCTTATTTCAAGACCCTTGTTTTTAGCCTGATCCCCTTCCTCTATTTCACGGCCATCAAGCAGTTCTTTGAAGGCATGGGCAACACCATGATTGCGATGGTGATCACCATCATCTCGAATCTCATCAACGTGCTTTTCAACTATCTGCTCATCTATGGCAAGTTCGGATTTCCCGAGCTGGGCGTGCTGGGTGCGGGCGTCTCCACGCTCATTTCACGCCTGACGATGCCCCTCATGTTCCTCCTTGCCATCCGTCTTCGCAGCGAGTGGTGGGCCTATTTCCGTGCCTTCCGCATGCACCTCTTCAGTTGGCGCCGCCTCATCGAACTCGTGAAAGTCGGTGCTCCCATTGCGGCTCACATGCTCCTTGAGGTGTTAGCCTTTGCACTCTCGGCCATCATGGTTGGTTGGCTCGGTGCCACACCGCAAGCCGGCCATCAGATCGCGCAAAACATGTCGCACCTCACCTATATGATCGTGCTCGGCATTGGCGCCGCCACCACCGTCCGCGTCAGCCATCAGCTCGGCGCCCTCGACCTTGACGCCGCACGTAAGGCCGGCAACGCCTCCGTCCATCTCTGCCTCGTCTACAACACCCTGGCCGGCACCCTTCTCATCACCTTCCGCCATGCCATCGCCTCAGCCTTCACCTCCGATCCAGCCGTGATCGACATCGGCGGACGCCTCATCATCATGGCCGGCATCTTCCAAGTTTCCGACGGCCTACAGACCATCGGCGCCGGCATCCTTCGCGGCCTGACGGACGTGAAAATTGTCATGCTCTACGCCTTCATTGCCTATATCTGCATCAACCTGCCGTTCGGATACCTTTTAGGTTTCGTCTTCCAATTCGGAGCCATAGGCGTATGGGCCGGCTTCATTTTCGGACTCAGTGTCGCCGCCGTACTCTTCCGCCTACGTTGCCGCAAAATGTTCCGCCAGCTCGCAGCATCGGGCAAATACGCCGTGAAAACCGCTTAG
- a CDS encoding helix-turn-helix domain-containing protein, whose amino-acid sequence MSERERIMQVMAQKGFTASQFAEAIGIQRAAMSHITSGRNNPSLDVMKKILERFPDISPDWLLMEKGPMKRGSQPVATPPESTPPPPAPSLFVGLPPAATSPESLADFTPELPEQPKTIARGVERILLFYSDGTFESFVPERKEQGEV is encoded by the coding sequence ATGAGTGAGAGAGAGAGAATTATGCAGGTGATGGCCCAAAAAGGGTTTACAGCATCACAGTTTGCTGAGGCGATAGGTATTCAGCGTGCGGCTATGTCGCATATCACGTCCGGGCGTAACAATCCGAGCTTAGACGTGATGAAAAAGATCTTGGAGCGTTTCCCTGATATCAGTCCGGATTGGCTACTGATGGAAAAAGGACCTATGAAGCGCGGCTCACAGCCGGTAGCTACGCCGCCGGAATCAACGCCACCCCCTCCGGCGCCCAGCCTCTTTGTGGGCCTTCCCCCTGCAGCGACATCACCCGAATCGTTGGCGGACTTTACGCCTGAGCTGCCCGAGCAACCGAAAACCATCGCCCGAGGAGTTGAGCGAATCCTACTCTTCTACTCCGACGGCACGTTCGAATCGTTCGTTCCGGAGAGAAAGGAGCAGGGGGAGGTGTAG